The Leptospira paudalimensis region TCTTGACAAAGAATTAGATGAAGTGAGTTTGAATGTAAAAACTCTTGTTCACCTTTCACACACAGCACTGAACCGATTCAAAAAGAATAAAAAAGGTTATTTAATCAATGTGGCATCTATCGCTGGTTATTTGCCAGCACCTGGCAGTGCTATTTATGCGGCAACAAAAGCGTTTGTTAAATCTTTCACTGAATCCATTCATGAAGAAGCCAAAAACTACGGAATTCATGTACAAGCACTTTGCCCTGGACTCACTCATTCTGATTTCCACCAACGTGCAGGAATCAGTAAGTCCAAATACCCTTCATTTATGTGGCAAAATGCAGATGAGGTCGTCGAAGAGTCGTTAAGTGCACTCAAATACAACCAAGCAGTTTGTATCACGGGAAGTTTTAACCAAGGTGCGATCACCGTTTCAGAACTTATCCCTCGAGGTTTTTTACGGAAACTCAGTGGTAGATATTTAAAATTAGAAGAGGAATAAGATGGATGTTGCTAAGTTAGATACTTGGTATCGAAGACTCCTCGTATTATTTTCCGTTATTTGTGGTGGGTTTCAAATTTACTACGAAGGGAATATTTGGATCAATGCAATCTTTGTTGTGCTCATGGCGGGAATGGTTGGTTATTACACCAACTTCCTTGCGATCAAAATGTTATTCCAACCAAAACATGGTAAGGTGCTTGGTTGGT contains the following coding sequences:
- a CDS encoding SDR family NAD(P)-dependent oxidoreductase: MKNAYVTGASQGIGKEFVRALGKDYNVFLISRTEADLKKVILELEPKSRGMLKYFVLDLTKKKDVEELSSIIEKDKDAELLVNNAGFGTVGEFAALPLDKELDEVSLNVKTLVHLSHTALNRFKKNKKGYLINVASIAGYLPAPGSAIYAATKAFVKSFTESIHEEAKNYGIHVQALCPGLTHSDFHQRAGISKSKYPSFMWQNADEVVEESLSALKYNQAVCITGSFNQGAITVSELIPRGFLRKLSGRYLKLEEE